The Manihot esculenta cultivar AM560-2 chromosome 11, M.esculenta_v8, whole genome shotgun sequence genome includes a region encoding these proteins:
- the LOC110626202 gene encoding sigma factor binding protein 1, chloroplastic, producing MDVLGVNMKSKTQAKRRSTKKGVKVVYISSPMKVETSASKFRALVQELTGKDSDAARFMDFNGFENSPEILDRRAVDEHGSLVPEMSSYNESSSPGSDSVFQPFDRFLPPMEGSFMSMFQSNLFHESCLELDVFN from the coding sequence ATGGATGTACTTGGTGTTAACATGAAGAGCAAGACACAAGCCAAGAGAAGAAGTACTAAAAAGGGTGTCAAAGTTGTCTACATATCTAGCCCTATGAAAGTTGAGACTAGTGCCTCAAAGTTTAGGGCTCTTGTGCAAGAACTCACCGGAAAAGACTCCGACGCTGCTCGATTTATGGACTTTAATGGTTTTGAAAACTCTCCTGAAATTCTTGACCGAAGAGCTGTAGATGAGCATGGATCTTTAGTCCCTGAGATGAGCTCTTACAATGAGTCATCATCTCCTGGTTCCGATTCCGTTTTCCAGCCTTTTGATAGATTTTTGCCGCCTATGGAAGGGAGTTTTATGAGCATGTTTCAATCAAATCTTTTCCATGAATCATGTCTTGAGCTAGATGTGTTTAACTAA